Proteins co-encoded in one Psychromonas sp. L1A2 genomic window:
- a CDS encoding MATE family efflux transporter, whose amino-acid sequence MVKGKFVSGNIFNHIIVMSSTNAIGLTALFIVDLADLFFISLLGETELAAAVGYAGTIAFFTTSISIGLSISMTALVSRAIGQQDREKARRLVINILVSGFIVGVIIAGLTWYFAPELVSLIGAQGETHDLAVSYLRILLPSLPILCVAMSAGAALRSVGDAKLAMYSTLAGGGVNAVLDPLFIFAFGLGLHGAAIASVISRFAVAWVALYGVTHIHKLMGKFNYSQWLADQKEIFNVAIPAMSTNIATPLGNAYVTMMIASFGDSYVAGWAVIGRLLPVAFGMIFAISGAVGPIIGQNFGALLYDRVRLTNKRALQFTAAYVVVIAVIIGLFKNHIISAFGAEGDAAEMIDFYCTWLCIVFIFNGVMFIANGTFNNLGYPSTSTVMNIGKATIGTIPFVYFGGLWFGALGVVAGQAVGAILFGLISWFWAQRILNKLGMNEQVNNDSEDDLNLTSALPLTPFCSSRIYMCADSEESLAEQLYKDDKSESKNNKT is encoded by the coding sequence ATGGTGAAAGGAAAATTTGTTAGCGGTAATATTTTTAATCATATTATTGTTATGTCATCTACCAATGCGATTGGTTTAACAGCGCTATTTATTGTAGATTTGGCTGATCTCTTTTTTATTAGCCTTCTCGGTGAAACAGAACTCGCTGCGGCGGTTGGTTATGCGGGTACGATTGCTTTCTTTACCACATCTATCAGTATTGGTTTATCGATTTCGATGACCGCTTTAGTTTCAAGGGCAATAGGGCAACAAGATAGAGAAAAAGCCCGGCGTTTAGTCATTAATATTTTAGTTTCTGGTTTTATTGTTGGCGTTATCATTGCAGGTTTGACTTGGTATTTTGCACCTGAATTGGTTAGTTTAATTGGTGCTCAAGGTGAAACACATGATTTAGCGGTTAGTTATTTACGTATTCTATTACCGTCTTTACCTATTTTATGTGTGGCAATGAGTGCCGGTGCAGCTTTACGTTCCGTTGGCGATGCTAAACTTGCTATGTACTCAACATTGGCGGGTGGCGGAGTGAATGCGGTATTAGACCCACTGTTTATATTTGCTTTTGGCTTAGGTTTACATGGTGCTGCTATTGCTTCTGTTATTTCTCGGTTTGCCGTTGCTTGGGTAGCGTTATATGGTGTTACACATATTCATAAATTAATGGGGAAATTTAATTATAGTCAGTGGCTTGCAGATCAAAAAGAAATATTTAACGTAGCTATCCCTGCAATGAGCACCAATATCGCGACTCCTTTAGGCAATGCTTATGTGACTATGATGATTGCATCATTTGGAGATAGCTATGTTGCCGGTTGGGCTGTCATAGGGCGTTTATTGCCAGTTGCTTTTGGTATGATCTTTGCTATTTCTGGTGCAGTTGGCCCTATTATTGGACAAAATTTTGGGGCGTTATTATACGACCGCGTGCGCCTGACTAATAAACGAGCACTACAATTCACTGCCGCTTATGTAGTGGTGATAGCAGTAATTATTGGCCTGTTTAAAAACCATATTATTAGTGCTTTTGGAGCCGAGGGTGATGCCGCTGAAATGATTGATTTTTACTGCACTTGGCTGTGTATTGTCTTTATATTTAACGGTGTGATGTTCATTGCTAACGGCACCTTTAACAATTTAGGATATCCGAGTACTTCTACCGTCATGAATATAGGTAAAGCAACGATCGGCACTATTCCTTTTGTTTATTTTGGTGGTCTGTGGTTTGGTGCTTTAGGCGTGGTTGCTGGCCAAGCGGTAGGCGCTATATTATTTGGGTTGATTTCATGGTTTTGGGCACAACGAATTCTTAATAAGTTAGGAATGAATGAGCAAGTTAATAATGACAGTGAAGATGATCTGAATCTAACTTCCGCTTTACCGTTAACACCTTTTTGCTCTAGTCGTATTTATATGTGTGCAGATAGTGAAGAAAGCTTAGCTGAGCAGCTGTACAAAGACGATAAGAGTGAAAGCAAAAACAATAAAACCTAG
- a CDS encoding bifunctional protein-serine/threonine kinase/phosphatase, whose protein sequence is MSTQLQVSVGEYSDKGLKTINQDANGFYIPQEPMLTSKGIAIAISDGISSSDVSQLASEASVKSFLEDYFCTSETWSVKKSAQQVLVANNSWLFSQSQKSNYRYDKNKGYVCTFSALIIKSTTAHLFHIGDSRIYLIRNSKLELLTEDHRHWISKDQHYLTRAMGMSPFVELDYSTVNLKIGDVFILATDGIYEHNTEEFIIETVNNYKNDLNKACEIIAENALKQDSDDNLTLQIIDIVNLPNKTSDEVYAQLTELPFPPLLQARMQFDGYEIIDTLHDSSRSHIYLAIDNESKQKVVLKTPSTDLSSDPAYLERFLMEEWIARRINNAHVLKPCLQTRERHFIYVTTEFIEGQTLTQWMIDNPKPDLETVRGIIEQVAKGLLAFHRQEMIHQDLRPENIMIENNGLVKIIDFGSTKVAGLMEINSPLTHQDNLGTAQYTAPEYFLGELAASNADIFSLGVITYQMLTGKLPFGTEIARAKTKSAQKRLQYRSVLDDEREIPAWIDDTLWKSLNPNPQHRYHELSEFLYDLRNPSKDFLNNIRPPLLDRDPLLFWKGLSSGLGIIIIMLLLFQSK, encoded by the coding sequence ATGTCTACACAATTACAAGTTTCGGTTGGTGAATATTCAGATAAAGGTCTTAAAACTATCAATCAAGATGCTAATGGCTTTTATATTCCACAGGAACCTATGTTAACGAGTAAAGGTATTGCTATTGCAATTTCTGATGGCATCAGCAGCAGTGATGTCAGTCAGTTAGCAAGTGAAGCAAGTGTTAAATCATTCCTAGAAGACTATTTCTGCACTTCAGAAACTTGGTCAGTAAAGAAATCAGCACAACAAGTCTTAGTCGCTAATAACTCATGGTTATTTTCGCAAAGTCAGAAAAGTAATTATCGCTACGATAAAAATAAGGGGTATGTTTGTACTTTTAGCGCACTCATTATTAAATCCACTACAGCCCATTTATTTCATATTGGTGATTCACGTATTTATTTAATACGTAATAGTAAACTCGAGCTATTAACTGAAGACCATCGTCATTGGATATCTAAAGACCAGCATTATCTAACAAGAGCGATGGGAATGAGTCCTTTCGTTGAACTTGATTACAGTACCGTCAATCTTAAGATTGGAGATGTTTTTATTTTAGCTACCGATGGAATATATGAACACAATACTGAAGAATTTATTATTGAAACGGTTAATAATTACAAAAATGATCTCAATAAAGCTTGTGAAATAATTGCAGAAAATGCACTAAAACAAGATAGTGATGATAATCTAACATTACAAATAATCGATATCGTTAATTTACCGAATAAAACATCCGATGAAGTTTATGCTCAACTTACAGAGCTTCCATTTCCTCCCCTTTTACAAGCCCGTATGCAATTCGACGGTTATGAAATTATCGATACATTACATGATAGTTCTCGAAGCCACATCTATTTAGCGATAGATAATGAAAGCAAACAGAAAGTGGTTCTGAAAACCCCCTCAACAGATTTATCATCTGACCCAGCTTATTTAGAACGTTTTTTAATGGAAGAATGGATAGCGCGAAGAATAAACAATGCACATGTATTAAAACCATGTTTACAAACACGTGAACGTCATTTTATTTACGTCACTACCGAATTTATTGAAGGTCAAACCCTCACGCAATGGATGATTGACAACCCTAAACCCGATTTAGAAACTGTCAGGGGGATTATTGAACAAGTAGCTAAAGGTCTGCTAGCATTTCATCGACAAGAAATGATTCATCAAGACTTAAGACCTGAAAATATTATGATCGAAAACAATGGATTAGTGAAAATAATTGATTTTGGTTCCACTAAAGTGGCTGGATTGATGGAAATAAACTCCCCATTAACACATCAAGATAACTTAGGTACTGCGCAATATACTGCACCAGAATATTTTCTGGGGGAATTAGCAGCTAGTAATGCTGATATATTTTCATTAGGCGTGATCACTTATCAAATGCTAACTGGAAAATTACCGTTTGGTACTGAAATCGCTAGAGCTAAAACTAAATCAGCACAAAAGCGTTTGCAATATCGTTCGGTTCTAGACGATGAGCGTGAAATTCCAGCATGGATTGATGATACTCTTTGGAAATCACTTAACCCGAATCCTCAACATCGCTACCATGAATTATCCGAGTTCTTATATGATTTACGTAATCCCAGTAAGGATTTTTTAAATAATATTCGCCCTCCTCTATTAGATCGAGATCCGTTGTTATTTTGGAAAGGATTATCCTCTGGATTAGGCATTATTATTATTATGCTCTTATTATTTCAATCCAAGTAA